In Bacillus sp. Marseille-Q1617, a genomic segment contains:
- the hag gene encoding flagellin Hag: MRINHNIAALNTYRQLNSASTAQSKSMEKLSSGLRINRAGDDAAGLAISEKMRGQIRGLDQASRNAQDGISLIQTAEGALNETHSILQRMRELAVQSTNDTNTSSDRASLQAEVDELITEIDRIANQTEFNTATLLNGTGGNNGDGTFDFQIGANTTQTVTLTVGNMTAGGANLGVSGLDISTDSATATAAIATLDTAITNVSTERSNLGAFQNRLEHTINNLSTSSENLTAAESRIRDVDMAKEMMNQTKNSILAQASQAMLAQANQQPQGVLQLLR, translated from the coding sequence ATGAGAATTAATCACAATATTGCGGCTTTGAATACTTATCGTCAGTTGAATAGTGCTTCTACTGCACAATCTAAATCTATGGAGAAGTTATCTTCAGGTCTTCGCATCAACCGTGCTGGTGACGATGCCGCAGGACTTGCTATCTCTGAGAAGATGCGTGGACAGATTCGTGGTTTAGATCAAGCTTCTCGTAATGCTCAAGATGGTATCTCACTAATTCAAACTGCTGAAGGTGCCCTTAATGAAACTCACTCAATTCTTCAACGTATGAGAGAATTAGCGGTACAATCTACTAACGATACTAATACATCGTCAGACAGAGCTTCATTACAAGCAGAGGTAGATGAATTAATTACAGAAATTGATAGAATTGCCAACCAAACAGAATTTAATACAGCTACGTTACTTAATGGCACTGGTGGTAATAATGGAGATGGAACGTTCGATTTTCAAATTGGTGCTAATACGACACAAACAGTTACTCTAACAGTTGGAAATATGACAGCTGGAGGTGCTAATTTAGGTGTTTCAGGATTAGATATTTCTACAGATTCTGCTACAGCTACAGCTGCGATTGCTACATTGGATACTGCTATTACTAATGTCTCTACTGAGCGTAGTAATCTTGGAGCATTCCAAAATCGGTTAGAACATACAATTAACAATCTATCTACATCTTCCGAAAACCTAACTGCCGCTGAATCTCGTATCCGTGACGTTGACATGGCAAAAGAAATGATGAACCAAACAAAGAACTCTATTCTTGCTCAAGCTTCTCAAGCAATGTTAGCTCAAGCAAATCAACAACCTCAAGGAGTATTACAATTACTTCGTTAA
- a CDS encoding DUF6470 family protein, which produces MNFPQIRLQSTPASIGIKTTPGKLEVETPPPSLDIQQPKAKMEIERRPSKLTIDQTEARADMNLKSVRRRIEDFARQGHEDWLAGLARVAQDGDELMMIENGGNAIAAQAERNSENPMYDFNIGWIPSAGSVKIQYDPGEVNVKFEPQKVINNTQVVKPHINVSKAQVDISLQKYADLQIDFVNLNHVGINYEQEI; this is translated from the coding sequence ATGAACTTTCCACAGATACGATTGCAATCCACCCCTGCTTCCATCGGGATCAAAACGACTCCCGGAAAACTGGAAGTCGAAACACCCCCGCCGTCACTGGATATCCAGCAGCCAAAAGCAAAGATGGAAATCGAACGGAGACCTTCGAAGTTGACCATTGACCAAACCGAAGCAAGGGCAGACATGAATTTGAAATCAGTGCGCCGGCGGATTGAAGATTTTGCGAGACAGGGACATGAGGATTGGCTGGCCGGGCTCGCTCGTGTTGCTCAGGATGGAGACGAGCTAATGATGATAGAGAACGGGGGTAATGCCATTGCAGCACAAGCCGAACGAAACAGCGAAAATCCGATGTATGATTTCAATATTGGCTGGATCCCTTCAGCAGGAAGCGTAAAAATTCAATATGATCCCGGCGAGGTGAACGTGAAGTTTGAGCCGCAAAAAGTCATCAACAATACACAAGTTGTGAAGCCGCACATCAATGTGTCAAAAGCTCAGGTGGACATCAGTCTTCAAAAATATGCCGATTTACAAATTGATTTTGTGAATTTAAACCATGTCGGAATTAATTACGAACAGGAAATCTAA
- the fliW gene encoding flagellar assembly protein FliW, with product MNINTKYHGEIDVKEDAVLNFEQGIPGFADEKKFVLLPLPENDWFHILQSVTTPQLGFVVTDPFLFTKEFDFELDQGSVESLGFTDGKNVKVLTILTMRETLNDSTANLQAPIVINLANNKAKQVILNDPNYKTKHLIFAQPEQAGKE from the coding sequence ATGAACATAAACACTAAATACCACGGAGAGATTGACGTCAAAGAGGACGCTGTATTGAACTTTGAACAGGGGATCCCCGGGTTCGCCGATGAGAAAAAATTCGTCTTGCTGCCTCTGCCGGAAAATGATTGGTTTCATATCCTGCAATCGGTTACCACCCCACAGCTCGGATTCGTAGTGACGGACCCATTTTTATTCACGAAAGAGTTTGACTTCGAACTGGATCAAGGCAGTGTGGAATCATTGGGATTCACTGATGGGAAAAATGTAAAAGTACTGACCATCCTTACAATGAGGGAAACACTTAATGATTCGACTGCCAACCTGCAAGCTCCGATCGTGATCAATCTGGCAAACAACAAAGCCAAACAAGTGATTCTGAATGATCCAAACTACAAAACAAAACATCTAATCTTTGCTCAGCCAGAGCAAGCTGGTAAGGAGTGA
- the flgL gene encoding flagellar hook-associated protein FlgL, with protein sequence MRVTQSMLTNNSMRNLSSSYARMGQLQDQLATGKKITKPSDDPVVAMKGMFYRSNLTGIEQYKRNLSELYLWMDNSEAGIDQANQGLQRVRELTLQGKNGTLSEEDKKAVAVEIEQIKMDLVGVAETKVAGRYIFHGTDVGNSPVKDGKPADGSAPQVADNLISAAIGNYNIEVSQGVSLKANVNPGNVFSQKLFDTVHSIQKALKSGDTSTLDTELGNLDDVMETLSAERSELGARYNRLEMIDDRLGQQEVVANRILSDNEDADIERVITDLKTQESVHRAALGVGARIIQPTLMDFLR encoded by the coding sequence ATGCGCGTAACACAAAGCATGCTAACCAATAACTCAATGAGAAACCTTAGCTCATCCTATGCGAGGATGGGACAGCTTCAGGACCAACTGGCTACAGGTAAAAAAATAACCAAGCCTTCCGATGATCCGGTTGTTGCGATGAAAGGGATGTTTTATCGTTCGAACTTGACGGGGATCGAGCAGTATAAACGGAATCTTTCCGAGCTATATCTTTGGATGGATAACTCGGAAGCGGGAATTGACCAGGCCAATCAAGGATTGCAGCGCGTTCGTGAGCTTACACTGCAAGGTAAAAACGGTACGTTAAGTGAAGAGGACAAAAAGGCTGTTGCCGTTGAAATTGAACAAATTAAGATGGACTTGGTTGGAGTAGCGGAAACTAAGGTTGCCGGCCGTTATATTTTTCACGGGACAGATGTAGGGAATTCTCCTGTCAAAGATGGGAAACCTGCAGACGGCAGTGCACCACAGGTTGCTGATAATCTGATTAGTGCAGCCATTGGAAATTATAATATAGAAGTTTCGCAGGGAGTATCTCTAAAAGCCAACGTGAATCCTGGCAATGTATTCAGTCAGAAGCTATTTGATACGGTGCACAGTATTCAAAAAGCATTGAAATCAGGCGATACATCTACACTTGATACAGAATTAGGGAACTTGGATGATGTCATGGAAACCCTGTCGGCTGAGCGTTCAGAACTGGGTGCCCGCTATAACCGTTTGGAAATGATCGACGACCGCCTAGGTCAGCAGGAAGTAGTCGCTAATCGGATCCTTTCTGATAACGAGGATGCCGATATCGAAAGAGTCATTACCGATTTGAAGACCCAGGAGAGTGTACACCGGGCTGCGTTAGGAGTCGGTGCGAGAATCATCCAGCCTACTTTAATGGACTTTTTACGATAA
- the csrA gene encoding carbon storage regulator CsrA — MLVLTRKTGEAIQIGEDIEISVISVKGDQIKLGINAPKNVEIHRKEIYLTIQEENAEASKGIENLFNILPKKQ; from the coding sequence ATGCTGGTATTAACGAGAAAAACCGGAGAAGCCATTCAAATAGGGGAAGATATTGAAATCAGTGTGATATCGGTAAAAGGAGATCAAATAAAACTTGGCATCAACGCACCGAAGAACGTCGAAATCCACCGAAAAGAAATCTACCTGACCATCCAGGAAGAAAATGCCGAAGCCTCCAAAGGAATCGAAAACCTCTTCAATATTTTGCCGAAAAAACAATAA